A DNA window from Aureibaculum sp. 2308TA14-22 contains the following coding sequences:
- a CDS encoding ABC-F family ATP-binding cassette domain-containing protein, translating into MLSVSNLSVQFGKRVLFDDVNTIFTQGNCYGIIGANGAGKSTFLKILAGDIDPTSGSVSLEKGKRMSVLSQDHNAADEYPVLETVLRGNKQLFKVKTEIDALYADYSDENAERIGELQVEFEEMNGWNAESDAAALLSNLGVKEEQHYTLMKDMDGKAKVRVLLAQALFGNPDVLIMDEPTNDLDYETIKWLENFLANYENTVIVVSHDRHFLDAVCTHISDIDFGKINHYSGNYSFWYESSQLAARQRSQQNKKAEEKKKELEEFIRRFSANVAKSKQATSRKKMIEKLNISDIKPSSRRYPAIIFDRDREAGDQILNIEGLQKSIEGEVLFDNVNINLAKGDKVVIFSKDSRAVTAFFEIINGNLKQDSGKFAWGVTTTQAYLPLENSHFFDNDLSLVDWLRQWATTEEEREEVYIRGFLGKMIFSGEEALKKCNVLSGGEKVRCMLSRMMMLRANVLMLDEPTNHLDLESIQAFNNSLKNFKGTVLFATHDHEFSQTVANRVIELTPQGAIDRYMTFDEYFENAKIKEQREKMYMVTS; encoded by the coding sequence ATGTTATCAGTTTCTAACTTATCGGTACAATTCGGAAAACGTGTATTATTTGATGATGTAAATACCATTTTTACACAAGGTAATTGTTATGGGATAATCGGTGCTAACGGTGCAGGAAAATCAACCTTTTTAAAAATACTGGCCGGAGATATTGACCCTACTTCAGGTAGCGTGTCTTTAGAGAAAGGAAAACGTATGTCCGTATTGTCACAAGACCATAACGCTGCGGATGAGTATCCAGTATTGGAAACAGTATTAAGAGGTAACAAACAACTCTTTAAAGTTAAAACTGAAATTGATGCACTATATGCCGATTATTCAGATGAGAATGCGGAACGAATTGGTGAATTGCAAGTTGAATTTGAAGAAATGAACGGTTGGAACGCCGAGAGCGATGCAGCTGCATTATTGTCCAATTTAGGTGTAAAAGAAGAGCAACATTATACACTGATGAAGGATATGGACGGTAAAGCTAAGGTACGAGTGCTATTGGCACAAGCTTTATTCGGAAATCCTGATGTATTGATTATGGATGAGCCGACCAATGATTTGGATTATGAAACAATTAAATGGTTAGAAAACTTCTTAGCTAATTATGAAAATACGGTAATTGTTGTTTCGCATGATAGGCACTTTTTAGATGCAGTCTGTACACATATTTCTGATATTGATTTTGGAAAAATAAACCATTATTCTGGTAATTATTCATTCTGGTATGAGTCCAGTCAATTGGCTGCTCGTCAACGTTCCCAACAGAACAAAAAAGCTGAGGAAAAGAAAAAAGAACTGGAAGAATTTATACGTAGGTTTTCTGCCAACGTTGCTAAATCTAAACAAGCAACGAGTAGAAAAAAGATGATTGAAAAATTGAACATTTCTGATATTAAACCCTCTAGCAGACGTTATCCTGCAATAATTTTTGATCGTGACCGCGAAGCTGGAGACCAGATATTGAATATTGAAGGTTTACAGAAATCCATTGAGGGTGAAGTGTTGTTCGATAATGTCAATATTAATTTGGCAAAAGGAGATAAAGTTGTAATTTTTTCAAAAGATTCAAGAGCGGTAACTGCTTTTTTTGAAATTATTAATGGAAACTTAAAGCAAGATTCAGGGAAATTTGCTTGGGGAGTAACTACTACACAAGCCTATTTACCTTTGGAAAATTCTCATTTTTTTGATAATGATTTAAGTTTGGTAGATTGGCTAAGGCAGTGGGCAACTACTGAAGAAGAACGTGAAGAGGTATATATTCGTGGATTTTTAGGCAAAATGATTTTTAGCGGAGAAGAAGCTCTAAAAAAATGCAATGTACTTTCTGGTGGTGAAAAAGTACGTTGTATGTTATCAAGAATGATGATGTTAAGAGCAAATGTGTTAATGCTAGACGAACCTACAAATCACTTAGATTTAGAATCCATCCAAGCATTTAATAACTCATTAAAAAACTTTAAAGGAACAGTGTTGTTTGCAACGCACGATCATGAATTTTCTCAAACAGTTGCCAATAGAGTTATAGAATTAACCCCACAAGGAGCTATTGATAGGTATATGACCTTTGATGAGTATTTTGAAAATGCCAAAATAAAAGAGCAACGTGAGAAAATGTATATGGTTACGAGTTAA
- a CDS encoding DUF6515 family protein, with the protein MKKLQFIAVLAIVLLSFNSLNAQSDTDTKTKKATINSSEKKPEKITHKNIDYYIIDGVWYAKINKRFVLRTAPKGAKLKKLPEGGENVVMGGIKYYKYHGVFYKKSKGGGYEVARP; encoded by the coding sequence ATGAAAAAGTTACAATTTATTGCCGTTTTAGCCATTGTTTTGTTGTCGTTTAATAGCTTAAATGCTCAATCTGATACAGATACTAAAACAAAAAAAGCTACCATTAATAGTTCTGAAAAAAAGCCTGAGAAAATTACACACAAAAACATTGATTATTATATAATTGACGGTGTTTGGTATGCTAAAATCAATAAGCGTTTTGTCTTAAGAACTGCTCCTAAAGGTGCAAAACTTAAAAAATTGCCCGAAGGTGGTGAAAATGTGGTGATGGGAGGTATAAAATACTACAAATATCACGGTGTTTTTTACAAAAAGTCAAAAGGTGGTGGTTACGAGGTGGCTAGACCTTAA
- a CDS encoding sensor of ECF-type sigma factor: protein MNIKKFIFGILLFTVFTGVAQRTDNDKIKAFKTAFITDALELTVKEAEKFWPVYNAYEKEFQKIKIVKTRQLFRKVRAAGGIDKLSDTEADAILEELLEVDVKVAKAREKLKKDLTGIISSKKMIKLISAEQNFNKELLKRFRNRAGNPKRK, encoded by the coding sequence ATGAATATAAAAAAATTCATATTTGGAATATTATTATTTACGGTGTTTACTGGAGTTGCACAACGTACTGACAATGATAAAATAAAAGCGTTTAAAACTGCTTTTATAACAGATGCGTTAGAACTCACTGTTAAAGAAGCCGAAAAATTTTGGCCAGTCTATAATGCCTATGAAAAGGAATTTCAAAAAATAAAGATTGTTAAAACACGTCAACTATTCAGGAAAGTTAGGGCTGCTGGTGGTATTGACAAGTTAAGTGATACTGAAGCAGATGCTATTTTAGAGGAGTTATTGGAAGTAGACGTTAAAGTAGCTAAGGCTAGAGAAAAATTAAAAAAAGATTTGACGGGCATAATATCGTCCAAAAAAATGATAAAATTAATAAGTGCAGAACAGAATTTTAATAAAGAATTATTAAAACGATTCAGAAATAGAGCGGGCAACCCCAAAAGAAAGTAA